The following proteins are co-located in the Eleginops maclovinus isolate JMC-PN-2008 ecotype Puerto Natales chromosome 23, JC_Emac_rtc_rv5, whole genome shotgun sequence genome:
- the LOC134860277 gene encoding cell adhesion molecule DSCAM-like, with the protein MFSLGRSHLSLYTNLLFCLHFGCVFAESIIATVGEDVTLICNYDAKYNGKLPACWGRGAIPNRGCGNEVIKSDGTLVISRLSERYLLKGNIGEGDVSLTIRQVEEGDSGIYGCRVEIPGWFNDHKHQLTLTVVAVRPNPPMIDIREVKERTVTVGWSPVFDGGKPITTYRIELKNLEASSLSITEVYNPQLTQLTCVDLHPAQAYSIRMFAINSVGVSEASDVLTFKTKEAAPEGPPLDMQLEPLSSHTIKVTWKPPRLEQRNGVLRSYSISYREYDPAGRQFKRWQHLSVPATRELESVILSNLKPSAKYGVIIQAKTNAGIGPASNAPLCSTLDEVYTISTIEGVTAATVWRESTTSTTGTTSTTGVTSVPPDPPVVELKEVAGNIISILWIPGFEGDSPITGYYLESKSVNASWDYIRSVVDFSPNQTEATIIEMNPSTYHIRMFAKNSLATSGASNVLTITTGEAGHQRVEVLTTISTDTHAAASVDKSQGGHPAAIAVPVLLVVLVVGIVTTWKLLRIKQKKGNLSMWLTNGALRYRGAESLQEM; encoded by the exons atgttttctttaggCAGGAGCCACCTCTCTCTGTATACTAATCTCCTCTTTTGTCTACACTTCG GTTGTGTATTTGCAGAGAGCATCATAGCCACAGTGGGGGAAGATGTTACTTTGATATGCAACTATGATGCAAAGTACAACGGCAAGCTTCCTGCATGCTGGGGTCGAGGAGCCATCCCTAACCGTGGCTGTGGCAATGAGGTGATCAAGTCAGACGGGACTTTGGTGATCAGCAGACTGTCGGAGCGTTACCTGCTCAAGGGTAATATTGGTGAGGGCGATGTGTCGCTGACCATCAGGCAGGTGGAGGAGGGCGACTCCGGGATATATGGATGCCGTGTGGAAATACCTGGCTGGTTCAATGATCACAAACACCAGCTGACTCTGACTGTAGTGGCAG TGCGCCCTAATCCCCCAATGATAGATATAAGAGAGGTGAAAGAGAGAACTGTCACTGTCGGCTGGAGCCCTGTGTTTGATGGCGGTAAACCCATTACAACCTACAGGATTGAGCTAAAGAACCTAGAGG CATCCTCACTGTCGATAACTGAAGTCTATAATCCTCAACTGACTCAGCTGACTTGTGTGGATTTGCATCCGGCCCAGGCCTACAGCATCCGCATGTTTGCTATCAACAGTGTGGGCGTTAGCGAGGCCAGCGATGTTCTGACATTCAAGACGAAAGAAGCAG CACCAGAGGGTCCTCCCCTGGATATGCAGCTGGAGCCCCTCTCTTCTCACACAATCAAAGTCACTTGGAAG CCTCCGAGGCTCGAGCAAAGAAACGGGGTTCTTCGGAGTTACAGCATCAGCTACAGAGAGTACGACCCTGCAGGCAGACAGTTTAAACGGTGGCAGCACTTGAGTGTGCCGGCCACACGGGAACTAGAGAGCGTCATCCTCAGCAACCTGAAGCCTTCTGCCAAATATGGCGTGATTATACAGGCCAAAACCAACGCAGGAATAGGACCTGCTTCAAATGCCCCTCTCTGCTCCACTCTGGATGAGG TTTACACAATTTCAACAATTGAGGGTGTTACTGCTGCCACTGTCTGGAGAGAAAGCACCACAAGCACCACAGGCACCACAAGCACCACAGGCGTCACATCAG TGCCCCCGGATCCCCCAGTGGTTGAGTTAAAGGAAGTCGCAGGCAATATAATTTCCATTTTATGGATACCCGGGTTTGAAGGAGACTCTCCCATCACTGGCTATTATCTGGAGTCCAAATCAGTTAACG CCTCCTGGGATTACATAAGGTCAGTTGTTGACTTCAGCCCTAACCAGACAGAGGCAACAATAATAGAGATGAATCCCTCCACCTACCACATCCGCATGTTTGCCAAGAACAGTCTGGCCACCAGTGGAGCCAGTAACGTCCTCACCATCACCACTGGAGAAGCAG GTCATCAGAGGGTTGAAGTCCTTACCACTATTTCTACTGACACCCACGCTGCT GCGAGCGTTGACAAGAGTCAAGGTGGTCACCCAGCGGCCATCGCGGTGCCAGTGCTGCTGGTGGTGTTGGTTGTTGGCATCGTAACAACATGGAAACTTCTTC ggataaaacagaaaaaaggcaaCCTGAGCAT GTGGCTGACCAATGGAGCGCTTCGTTACAGAGGCGCTGAGTCACTTCAAGAGATGTAA
- the LOC134860312 gene encoding hepatitis A virus cellular receptor 1 homolog isoform X1, translating into MVEQLEEDFVDVQIDFQAVSSSTFEVTGLVGHNVTLPCRYDPKTHGVLSFCWGRGNLPNSQCSRTILSSEDGTVLILKSSRHQLRGSLLDGDVSLTILDAQWSDAGVYGCRVEIPGWFNDLKVNTNLLMKEAPVEQPVTPDWRPTFGVRQETLTIFSSSTENEEVHFLALDVTGILSTEEKLKAFLEVGNIGRVAALFFFAIIIILVFAFGRRLLPKRKLQDVNISTAENIYEVL; encoded by the exons TGTCTTCCAGCACCTTTGAAGTCACTGGCCTCGTTGGGCACAATGTGACTCTGCCCTGTAGGTATGACCCCAAAACTCACGGCGTCCTGAGTTTCTGTTGGGGGCGAGGTAATCTGCCCAATTCCCAATGCTCCAGAACCATCCTTTCCTCTGAGGATGGAACTGTGCTGATCTTGAAGTCCTCCAGGCACCAGCTACGGGGCAGCTTGTTGGACGGAGATGTGTCGCTGACCATCCTTGACGCTCAGTGGAGTGATGCCGGTGTGTATGGCTGCAGGGTCGAGATCCCAGGGTGGTTCAATGACCTGAAAGTCAACACAAACCTGCTCATGAAGGAAG CTCCTGTGGAACAACCAGTAACTCCGGACTGGAGACCTACTTTTGGTGTGAGACAAG AAACATTGACAATATTTAGTTCTTCTACTGAAAATGAGGAAGTTCATTTTCTAGCATTGGATGTAACTGGAATTCTATCAACTGAG gaAAAACTCAAGGCCTTCCTGGAGGTTGGGAACATTGGCAGAGTGGCAGCTCTTTTCTTCTTCGCTATCATCATTATCCTCGTCTTTGCTTTTG GGAGAAGACTTCTGCCAAAGAGGAAACTTCAAGATGTCAACATCTCAACTGCTGAGAACATTTATGAAGTGCTATAA
- the LOC134860312 gene encoding hepatitis A virus cellular receptor 1 homolog isoform X2, with protein MRGLFYFCLSILTQVSSSTFEVTGLVGHNVTLPCRYDPKTHGVLSFCWGRGNLPNSQCSRTILSSEDGTVLILKSSRHQLRGSLLDGDVSLTILDAQWSDAGVYGCRVEIPGWFNDLKVNTNLLMKEAPVEQPVTPDWRPTFGVRQETLTIFSSSTENEEVHFLALDVTGILSTEEKLKAFLEVGNIGRVAALFFFAIIIILVFAFGRRLLPKRKLQDVNISTAENIYEVL; from the exons ATGCgtggtcttttttatttttgcctctCTATCCTGACCCAAG TGTCTTCCAGCACCTTTGAAGTCACTGGCCTCGTTGGGCACAATGTGACTCTGCCCTGTAGGTATGACCCCAAAACTCACGGCGTCCTGAGTTTCTGTTGGGGGCGAGGTAATCTGCCCAATTCCCAATGCTCCAGAACCATCCTTTCCTCTGAGGATGGAACTGTGCTGATCTTGAAGTCCTCCAGGCACCAGCTACGGGGCAGCTTGTTGGACGGAGATGTGTCGCTGACCATCCTTGACGCTCAGTGGAGTGATGCCGGTGTGTATGGCTGCAGGGTCGAGATCCCAGGGTGGTTCAATGACCTGAAAGTCAACACAAACCTGCTCATGAAGGAAG CTCCTGTGGAACAACCAGTAACTCCGGACTGGAGACCTACTTTTGGTGTGAGACAAG AAACATTGACAATATTTAGTTCTTCTACTGAAAATGAGGAAGTTCATTTTCTAGCATTGGATGTAACTGGAATTCTATCAACTGAG gaAAAACTCAAGGCCTTCCTGGAGGTTGGGAACATTGGCAGAGTGGCAGCTCTTTTCTTCTTCGCTATCATCATTATCCTCGTCTTTGCTTTTG GGAGAAGACTTCTGCCAAAGAGGAAACTTCAAGATGTCAACATCTCAACTGCTGAGAACATTTATGAAGTGCTATAA